The sequence below is a genomic window from Balearica regulorum gibbericeps isolate bBalReg1 chromosome 9, bBalReg1.pri, whole genome shotgun sequence.
TCAGGTTTCTCTTCGCCCCGTCAATTTGCCACGGCAGTGCAAAGGTCCCTTTTTCAGAGGGAAACCCTGATTTGCACAGTTTCTCCTTCATTAAATTGGCTAGTTCTTTATGTTGCTGTCTCTGAACTTCTTTTGCCGTTCCCAGAGACTCCAGTGAGGGTGAAGACAAAGGAGACACTTCTGGTAGGAGAAAGGAGGTTTCACCAATTGGTGAAGACCATGGAAAACCCTCCATGCTATGCAAAACCAAAGAGAAGGTTGAAAAATtagagggaggaaaataaaaacccacagGAATTTAAGTGGAGCAGTTTGGGTatgggagggatggggtgggggtcGTAGGTCAGGGCAGAGGGGTGAGGACTGGGCTGTTTGCACTGGAGGAGCGGTAAAACCATGGCAAGAGTCATGCCCAGGAAAAAGCATGAGTACTGGACAGGAACGGCTCCTCCAAATCATGCTGTGATGCTAGGGTCGCACCTTCCACCATTTAACGAGCCTGCAGGTTTCTTTAGCCTTTCAGGAAAAGCCTTTGGGTGTCAGACAGCACGGATGGGCATGTGTGCTCCAGCCCATGGACCAAGCCTGCCCCACCACCCTCTCCACCACCCACCACCAAGCAGCGGGCTGCCGGTGCACCACCACAGCGTGCCGGTGGGCAGGATTTGACCCGAGGAGCAGGTGCGACGGTTCCAGAGGTAGGGGATGCGGTCTCAGGCTCCGAGAGGTGCTGGCAGCACGAGGGCAGGATGCCTGTGGTTTGCACAGGCCAccgctgcctgcagcagcctccCCGTTGCCTTCGCTGCTAACAAAGTCACGTTGTCTCATGGTGTTGCAGTGACACATCTTTACGGAGAGAAACGAATTTTGGAGGCGGCTCTTGTTTCATTGCTGTTCTCCTGCGGGAGAAGCCGAATTTGTTTCCTTAATGCAGTCACAAAGAAATCTTTGTGTGAAGGAAATATCAGGACACCTGTCTGCCTATTTAACCTCGGCTGCGAGCGAGCGTCCCCACTTgtacttctgatttttatttttttttttttccccactgcgtgctttctgctggctttgttttgttttgctttgctttcttttgccttcCCCTGGCTGCAGCAATCCACCTGCTCGGGGagcatccctgctgctctccGCTGGTTCGGCATCGTGCAGCACAGCGTGAGCACTCAGGTTCACCAATGGgcacggggaaaaaaaaaaaaaatgagtagaATTTCTTTTCTGGACAAGACACACTGGTGGAGCTGGTATCGTTGGAGTCGcttctcccctttctctcctctccgGAGAGAGCCCATCACCTGTGATAATCCAAGGTGACTCCTCATGGCTCCTCCATGCCCACTGCGCATCCCCTTGCCATGTGGCTCGCTGCAGCTTGCAGCATGCAGAGAACAACTTCCCGTGGAACATGCTGCCTCAAAATATCCAgtctgaaacaaaaatgctttgtcTGTATCTATGCTTATTTATTTGTCAGAGTATAAGGGTCACCTTTCTCTCAGCACAAGGCTGTCAGCTGGTTTTGGAGTTTCCCAAactttttccaccttttttttttctggcaccATCTAGACTTGGTGTTGAGCGCGTGAAGCTCACTGCAACAGCTCAAAAGCACCTCGGGCATGAAAACTGCCGGCAAAACAAATGTAAGAGCAATTCTTGCACTTGGCGGCAGGCGAATACGTGcaggagcagcaagagcagccaggggctggcagggttTGGTCAGCAGAATGGATGTGATTTCGATTTTAGCGCTGGGCAGGGTGCCTGCCTTGGCACTGAGCTTGCCACGTACTCAAGGCGAaacagcttctgctttctgcccttttcctacctgtttgcttttttgggtAGAAATTTATTTCCCCATGGGTTTTGGGCCATGCCAGCACCggagcccagcccagggctgctgcacGGCAGGCAGTGAGGGCAGACGTGCGTGAGGTTTCCTATCACCCTTCTCCCAGGAGCAAATCCTTGCTGCTACCTCCACCTGTAATTTTTTACAGGTAAAAAAGCTGATTTCTTCCTCTTAGTTACCAATATCAGTGCTCTGAAAGGGATGAAAACATCCCtcctttatttaatttattaaaaagcagTGTTATGATTTGACACCCACCAAAAAGAACAATAGCTGTTAAATTAAGCATGAAATAACACATAGCACTGTAAGCAATGTATAACACAAGCCAGGTATAGTCCTTAAACTTGAatgattaaaaaggaaaaaaaaaaaaaaaaccttttcaagGTATGTAGCAACAGAGCCACACCGTAATTAATTCACCCTGTTCGGCTCAGCCCTGCTTGGGCTTTCCGCTCCCTAGCATTAAAACCCAGATGTAAACGTTAGAAACGGGGAACGGTAGAAGTCTGAAACAAAGGTtgttggaaaagagaaaagaaattgaggAGCGCCAGTTTTTCCTGTTGCACTTTGCAAAATTTTGTACTTTTAGGGGATCAAGATCCTAAATGCACTGCTACAAATGTACTAAATACAGAGAGaattaggaaaatgaaattaatttacacAGATGAGCCTTGTCAGCGGAGTCAGGCTTATGTGGTCATGTTTACAGTGCAAAAACTCATCCTTTGGGTTGGAGTTTCCACTGGTTcaagaaggaaaggagacagaagatGTGGCTTGTTACTCCGTCCAAGTGCATTCAGGCCAGGTTCCTCCTGGAGCAAAAAACAAGACTTTTTTCCATCACCCTCACCGGCAAAGGACCCAAGGCGAAGGAAAGCTGCTTTCACCCCTCCTTGACTCTGGGCTagtttttttttgggggggggggtgcttaaagaataaaaaagccaCATGGAAGTGCCGGGCTGTGTCCGGCATGGAGAGTTAGCCTGCGGGatgcagagagctgctggggctCCAAAATCTGCGTTATCGCTCACGTGCACGatgaaggcagagcagaaacCACTCCTCTTCAGGCCACGCAGCGGCTCTCCTCCTTGGTGCGATCCACAGGGAATGCCCAGGGAGGATCCaacccaccaccccccccccacacacacacacacccccccatgCTGTCTGGGACACCCCCAATCTCGGGGTCTTCCCAAAAAGAGGGAGCCCCggggaggctgcagagcagtggCTGCCCGTTCCTGGTCTTGTGGCACCATCCagtggctgctggcagaggaCTCCCCGGGTCTGTCCCCCTACAGCccggctcccccagcccctgggcatCAGCAGCCACCGGTGATGTCTCCAGGTCGCTGCTGTCACCCGCAGACTGGAGAGGAGCACCCAGGGGGTGaaggggagcagcagggccGGACCCACGCCCCGCGTTTGCACCCTGTGCTCCCCTGCTACGAAGCCACAGGGGGTTCATTCTCCATCAGGCTGATGCAAAAATTAGAGCACCAGGATGCCACACAGGAGACCTTTTCTCTATTCCCATGGCTTGCAAATTGTCCCATAAATCTCTcgctttgccttttttttttttttttttaaactttggcAGATGAAGGCCCAGAATTTCATCATCattgcaacaagaaaaaaaaaaataaattcccagTATTTGTGCCAGGCCTTCCTTGAGtataatcttttttaatttttttttttttctaaaaaagcaaTTTGATTCCGACACTGCCACCACTTTAATTGCATCAGCTCTCCCCCATAAATTGAGGTTATGTTTAAGTCCtgtttttgtaatttaataattttgccATTGCATCACTCCAATTATCTCTGGATTTGTTCCAGAGACCTTTTCTCAATTTGATTCTCTGGCACTTAGTGTTTTGTTCCTAATTGCAtgaatactgatttttttttatttttttttttcttttccccacctAAAAAGGGTGAACGGACAAACATCAGGGGAAGGACAGACAACTAACTGGCTGGAGGGGCCAAGGGCCAAgtctctgctgctttgcctgAACCCCCCGCACACAGACTATGTCCTGCGGCACCACTGATGGGTATGAGCCGAAAAAAGGGTTtgacatgcctttttttttttttttttaatggaaattatgTCAAGAGAACATCCCCGTGGCCACATTCTCACGAGATACCCGGAGTTTCTTGGCGGGCTGGCTGGTTTTGGGTAATGCTGAGCTCAGGGCTGGGAAGGGTTTCACCCCACCGGGTGGTCTCTGTGCCACTGCATCCAGGCGTCTCTCCAAGAGCATCACCGGCGCGGATGGGGCTGTCCCTGCGCACGGCAGAGCGGGTGAAACGGGGACCCCCAGGGCACGGCCACGGCAGGgatgggtgggaagggagggggctgccagcTGCCCCAGGACAAATTGGTTTCTAAATAGCTTAAACTCACTAGCACTGTCTGGACCCATCCCAACAGAGCTGTTTCaggaagcaaatattttgtgcGTAGGGTAAAGCACGGGGGTTTCCCTCCCTGAGCAAGCACTGGGTGGGTAACGCTCCTGGGTGTGCAAGGATGCTGGAGAAAACCTCCATCTGCACACGCAGCCTGGGCTAGTGGTGTGCGGCAGAGCACTGACAGCTCATTTTGGCCTGGGATACACCAAAGCCACGTGCAAGGAGtacctgctgctggctgcagccagtGCGTAAGCAAGAGGTGcctcctgctgccctccctcACCTCTCCGAGGGGCACAGGAGCAGTGCCCACCTCGCTCCCTGATTCATGGTTCACATCGGGTTTTAGCACATAGAGCTTTGGGTCCTGGGGGGGGTTCCCTGCACCCTCTAAACAGTCTGGTTTCCCTCCATGCAAAGGAACAGCCGCAGTATTCATTGAGCCCCAGGAAAATACCCTGGCAGGGTCCGGCACACGCGTGGCAGATGGTTGAAGCCACCGGCgccctgctgcctggctagGTATGGGGGATGGCGGGGTGAGACTCGTCCCACTTCAGCCCCAGGACGAAGGTGACACGGCAGCGCAGACGGTGCTAACCAGGACTGTCCCCACCGCCTCGCTGACCCACAGCGGTTGCTACAAGAACAACAGGCGGTACCCAAACCAGCCGTTTCCTCCAGCGAGTCCAGGTCCCACCCGTCGGAGTCGGTCTCATCCCCCAGCACCACCGCGGAGAGCGCTGGCTCTTGCCGAGAGCTGAGCCTCACCGGGAACGGGGCAGGTCTCTTCCCTCCCAGTGTGGCTTCTGAACTGGTGCACAGAGATGGGTTGGGTGTGGGGCTGCTCTGGCGTCCCCCTTCCCCATTCCTGTGGTGGACACAGGGAAGCCCTGCGATGCTCCGGGCTGTGATCTGACCCTGAGCAgggcagcccatggagaagctCTGTGTTTGCCATGGACGTGGCCAGGTCCATCATGCCCACTGCCTGCAAACACTTTCCTGCTGGCATCTCCGACAACTGCTCACACCCACACTTTGCCTTGCATTTGGGTATTGCTCTGCTTGAGTTTAAAACCTAGCTCTGGCTTTTTCTTGCTCCTGGAGCAAACAAGTaactccttttcctctcttggTCACAGATgagctcttcttcctctctgctgccatcTCACACCCTCTCTgttgtttcttctctgcaggGTCCACAGTTTCTCCAATCTTTTGTTTTACATCTTTACTACTTTTGCTCCAAGCCCCCACGAGACCTCCTTCATCCCCTTGCAGAGGTcttgggaggggaagaaggagcCGAACACTGGTGGGAAATGGCCCGTGTTTGTCTCCAGCACCACAAGGTGGGTACAAGCCCTCAGGTCTGACTTTGCCGAGTTGAGTCAACCTgtacgggcagggacaccccaggAAAATCCTTTTCCAAACAAACCCCTCTGGGGTACCAAATAACCCACCACCCGGCAGTTTCCAAAGGTGCTGGTGTTTGGCCAGCACCCAGCACACCTGGGGACAGGTTGTGGCCGCGGGTCCCGGGCACTGCCCACCTGCCTGGAGACCAAAAGGAAGTGATGTGACTCACCTCTGCCGTGGGACAAGTCCTCGGTGGGGACTGCTGGCTTTGGAGGTCCTCAGGGTGCCCCAGGGAGTTGTCGGGGGGCTGCGGGTGGAGTGGGCTCTGCTCcgaggagcaggctgggggatTACTGAGGCTtcaggctctgctgcagctgggatcGCCGTGGGCTGTGACCTCCGAAGGGACCTCGGGCTCTTTGGGCTTCGAGCTGGAAGACAATATTGAGAGCAAGGAGAATCAGCACCCACCTCCTCGTAGTCCTGTGGGCTGCCTTTGGGGGAGCCATGCCACCCACCCAACATGGGATTGTGTAGgaacagggaggggaaagggattTTCAAGCACTGCCAAACCTGCATTTCACTCTGCTGGGGCTTTTGGGGAcagctggtatttttttcctgaatatgtCAGGCCAACCCACGTGAGGTCAAGATGCAGAGTGCAATTGCAGAGACTTGCATCACCCCAAATGCCCTTTCCCCATCTTCTTGTCTCACCGGGTAAGGGAATGGCATGCCGTGGCCATCGGTGGGTGGCCACAGGTCCCTGAGGTTGGTACATAGGGAGGACAGGAGGTCACTTCACCTGGGATGATGAAGGCCTGTTGAGGCAAATTAGTGCTGGGCTTCTTGCGTCGCCTGACTTTCCCCATCAACGCTCGGACCAACTCATCCCTCAGGTGGAGGAGACCGGGAAATTTCTCAGCCTTCTGTTGCTGCTGAAGCCTGACCAGAGCCTGGAGGCTTCTGTAGGTCCGGGTGGAGATCCCCTTCGCAACCTAAAGCGGAGGATGGCTGAGGGGCCCGACGTTGTCCTCCCACGTGTCGGGTGGTGAAACAAGCTCTCAGCAGCACTGCCCTTATCTTAAGAGCATCCTGCAAGCTCCAAGCCCTGTCCAAGCCCCAGGGAAGCTCTCACCAGCCCTGGGACCCACCGTTTCCCCAGCACGATGGTTCCCATGCAAACAGCCCACAATGAGGCTTCAGGAGTCATTTGCAAAGCCCTCGTCTGCTCTGGTAAACAATCACTGAAGCGTAAATCTCAGCTATTTTGGGCAATTTCTAGGCTGTGGGGGTAAGCGCAGCATTTTCTCTTAGGAGGTATTTATGACTCGAGCAGGTTTTGCGACCATGAATGTCCTGGGCTTGTAGAGATGCAAAGTGATAAGAAGCGAAGAGGGTTGCACGCCTGTGGGCCTGGCTTTGGgcacctctgctgcttttaacaCCGCCCCGGTGTTCCCAAATAACGTGCcagggaaagggaggacacACCAGGGCTCCAGCCTACATGAAATGAACCCAGGAGTGCTCCTTACAAACACCTCCAGGAAATAATCACTCCAGAAGTCACTGCTTTCTCTTCAGGACCCGAAACAGAAATGCTGCCttgctcagaaataaataatgctgCCTTGCTCAGAAATAATGCTGCCTTGCTCAGAAGCGGAGGTGGATGGAGCAAGGCGGGTCCCCAGCAGCCATGCCTGCTCACTGCCCTTGCACCAGCTCTGCAAGGTGCTAGGTGGTGGTGTTGCATTGCCAGGAGCTCGGGAAGATGCGTAGGAGGTACTATTTAATATGCTTGGCATGAAAAGGAATTGGACAGTGAAAGTCCCCTTGAAATCCCTGTGACAGGGGCTGCTGTGCCCTCAAACACCCTCCTTCCCTAGAAGAGAGGGAGCACTGGGTAATTTAGCATATGAAAGGCTGCTTGTGAGGAAGATTTGCTGGAGAGATACTAATAACCAATCTCAGAGATGGGAGCACGGCGGTTTATTCCCTCTGCTACTGTGTGATTCTGCCTCCACCTTCCCATTTGCCTCTCAGGGTGTGATTGCTCCAGATGatagggatttttatttttttactgcctGTTAGTGTTTGACTTGTTCTCTCCCccccactaaaaaaaaaaaaaataaaaaatctttgtgTCCCTGCATTGGCTCAGGGCTGGCATTGCAAACACTGCCACTGAAAGGGCAGACTTACCCTCTTGACCCCCATGCTCTCCAGCTTTTCCTCCAGCACTTCCTCCAAGATGAGACGAAACTGCTTGAGGAGGTTTGGGTTTCTCTGCAGGGCTTCCATCAGCCTCTGCTTCCCACCCAAGGCAGCCTCCTCCCTGTCTGGAGTAAAGACGGGTGCTGGCACCAGCACAGCCACACATGGTCTGCaccccggggagggggctggcgggtccctcctcctctttgagGACACAGGTCCCACCAGTCCCAGAGCAAGCAACTGGCTGCCCTCAGCAGACTACAAAGTGGCAACTTACTCCTCAATTTTGATTAATTCCTGGCCACAACTTTTCCAAAATCCCACCCACAACCCAGCAGCCGTCTGGCACAGCTCTCCTGGGTGAAGCgttggcagcagggctggtcaTGGTGCTGTCACACTCTGCGCACCCACGAAGGGACCAGCGAGCTCATCCCCTCCGCCACCAGCCCACCCCCTCGTCACCTCCAGCTTTGTCCAGGACCCCTCATCCTCACTGCCCAACACTCCAAACCAAATGTTGGCTTCATCCTGGTACTCTCAGGACAGGGATGATCCCAACTCCGATACCCACCTGATGACTCTTCAACAGCCACCTTTTTGGTCACCTCCCAGGTCACTGCAGGGAAGAAAGGAGCTTGTGAGGGTCAAAGAGGAGCCAAGGCCCCAGCGCAGAAGCAAGCACTGATCACCACCTGATTTTCCTACATGGAAAGTACGGACACAACTGTCCCCTTGGGGATCCAAGGATGGCCCAGGTCTGGCACCAGCCCTTGGAGAACATCCCCGAGGGAAACTCCAGGGCACTTGCCCAGCAAGGCCACTGGCTGGAGGATGTCAGTGGGCAAACAGCCCTCTGCCACCCTTAGGGCTGGGGTCAATGACGTACCCCTTGGATATCTGCTACTATATCCACCCCTGGTTTAtggccttttttgttttccgagcagcagcccctggccgGGTCTGCGGCTGCCACAGGCACTGGGGAGCTGAGAAGTCCCCGATTCCTTTCCCTGGCAATCGATTATAGAGAACCCAGACTGTAAAGAAGAACCCACAGCGTGCCtcacctccttatttttatgcaaataacCACTGGCATCATTTTGGATGATGCAAGGTCATCCGTTTGCTGTGAGCGCCTGATTGAAATCTCATTCCTTTGGGGTATGGCTGCAGTGCAAAACCCACCCGAGAGACAAGCGAGGTTTGTGCCAGCAACCAGAGCTGTGGTCTATGCTGTTGAGGCAGACAGTCAAGGGACTGGAACGTGTCCACCACTCCACGGCTTCGTGTGAGAGGACATACAGCCAGCTCCCTGGAGAGGCCTCCGTGGCACATTCATGTagagggaggcagagaagaCATTGTGGCCTGAAGGGCTGTTAGTGATGAAAAGTTTATCTAGATCCAAACtgattcactttaaaaatgcaatcatTACCTTGAGGGTTGCTTGCAGATAGCAGCTTGATCTGTAAAGGAATAGACTGGGCATCATTCAAAGATCATTTCTTTGTCTATAATTTTGGGTAACTCTTCCGCTCTCTGCAGAGTATTATTATTAAATGCATtcaaaaacagagcagaaaatagcAAAACCCTGAAGTGGGCATACACACTCCCCAAGTTCCCTTAAGCAGACCATACCTGCAAGGGGTTAGGCACCTTCCTTTCCATCATATCTAGCACATCAGTTGTCATCCTGTTATACCCACGTGCCAGTCACAGATCTGATAGAGAGTAAAAGATGCTCCAAATTGTAATGCAAAGCGTTGCTCTGGTGATCTATGCCCCAGTGGGCATGGTTCGTGCCGGACTATGTGCATGTAATGCTTCGTGTTTAATGAGAGCAAAAAAGACCCAAATGTAGTAAAGCATTACAGCATGGGCTTGAAAGTAGGCTTAGTCTTAactcagtaaatattttaaagctgcttAAACCCTCTTGATGAACTGaggtctccttttttttttttttatttcacttaaccttcttttcctgggACTTTGTGACCTTGGGCTGCCCCCTGAGCCAGGTGCTGAGAGCATCCTTCTGCTGATGGACATGGTCCATAACCACCTGCTGATCCTGCGATGGGGCGGCACAGGGTgtcatcttccctttcttcagCTGAGAGGGGCAAAAAAAGGAACGAGAAGACTTGAACATGGTAAAAATGGGTTTGGAGCCACCTCTTCCCTTCACTACCAAGAGCAGCTCTCTggatttttattcattattgGGATCCCAAAGGGCAGATCTGGCCTTGCAGAAGATATAACGCCAGCTTTGAGGTCTGCTGGTGGCAAGCTCGTGCCTTCTCTTTGGTTGTGATAGGACACAGCTTTGGtcattgcatttcatttattctttcccctTGATAACCTAATAACTATACTCTGTTGTGCTGGGCTTTGAAGTCCAGCCAAGGCTCATTTTAGGCGCAGAGCCCCACTCTTTCTGGTTACCACTTGCTGGGCTGATCTACAGAGAGAGCGTTCCTGGTTCTTCTGAGGAGACCTGACATCTCTGGGGCTTGAAGCTAAGACGGACAAAAAACCATAAGGGAAACATCCAGGCCTTTTCTGAGCAAGGTGCCTGGGAGCTGCCGAGGACATCTGGCACCCACTTGGCCCTCCTGTGCCTGGTTCTCCctcactgctctgctctgccaaaTTAAGCACACAGGCATTTCCCTCCTTGGGTTGTGGGCTGGAGGCTTCTTGTGGGCATGGGCACCCGATCGTGTTCATACTCAGAGAAATTCAGCTTCCCTTTGGGTCCCGAAGGACAGCTGGCAGCGTAACAGCGGTGCCATTCCCACCCCACTCCATGTTCAGAGGTACCATGCATGGTAAAGCCTTCTTCAGATGTTTTTAGATGTTGAGAAGGCAGCTGATTCATGGGTAAAtaagtttcttttgtttatttggtactttaaatgcttttccatGTGGTGACCTTCTGCAGTGCTCCACTGAAGAGGGGTTTCCCTGCAGCAAGCAGGGCTGACCTGGGACCATGACATGCCCTCTGCACCCTCCAGGTCCCATTTCTGGACTCGGACTGTCAGTGCTCTACACCAGGAGGAGCCCATTGCTACATGAACTTGAGCCAAGACCAGACATCCACAAAGCAGATGCACACATTGGTGCGTGCATGGAGGTCCACCTCCATCCAAATGCACCTCCTGGAAGGACATGGGGACCATGCTGCTCACCTGCACTGCCATCCTCTCCTGCTCgccccacagctctgcccagctcgGTGTCTGGCCCCGTGCCTCCTCGGTATCATCGTTCTGCAGGGTCCCCAGGTTGGACACCGCCGCCTCTCTGACCCAAAGCTCCTGCAGTTTCTGGAGCGGGGAGAGGAAGGAGTTGTGTGCCCTGCAGGAGGATCTGTTTTCCTCCTGGGGAACACGACCTTGGCCAGCCTCTCCTTCCAACCTCAAAATGCTTCTATGCCCCAGGAGCAAAGAAATGAGGCTGCTTTGGGCTGTGAACCTGTGATACCACCTGGATCAGGTGAGGCAGCAGGCTCGGACATCCCCTCGCCTGCCCTGAGGAGCCTGCGGGGTGCTGGC
It includes:
- the DZIP1L gene encoding cilium assembly protein DZIP1L yields the protein MPFSIAFYHPPHQPMPAGMPGASPGLTIPVDIPPFRFQPRRVGVDWRRFSAIDVERVAREVDVAALQDHIAGVTFCNLDGERCPHCGQPADPVLLKVLRMAQLSIEYLLHCQELLGTSLAAHAQRLQAARAELACTQQQAAEQAAQLRGAKEESRRWKKLIATQQLLLQAGPDTYCKCHLCGKAFMSDSFLRAHVQRRHAEATEAERQKMKQVEQMEDEVEELKAKLREMQQQLEVEREAEKLRREQEMERAHRQEEEGRRDLERWKEEERTKLHEEIDGLRRLFLAACKDVASRSSAVEGKLQELWVREAAVSNLGTLQNDDTEEARGQTPSWAELWGEQERMAVQLKKGKMTPCAAPSQDQQVVMDHVHQQKDALSTWLRGQPKVTKSQEKKIKLLSASNPQVTWEVTKKVAVEESSDREEAALGGKQRLMEALQRNPNLLKQFRLILEEVLEEKLESMGVKRVAKGISTRTYRSLQALVRLQQQQKAEKFPGLLHLRDELVRALMGKVRRRKKPSTNLPQQAFIIPARSPKSPRSLRRSQPTAIPAAAEPEASVIPQPAPRSRAHSTRSPPTTPWGTLRTSKASSPHRGLVPRQSSEATLGGKRPAPFPVRLSSRQEPALSAVVLGDETDSDGWDLDSLEETAGLGTAPSAPVMLLERRLDAVAQRPPGGVKPFPALSSALPKTSQPAKKLRVSRENVATGMFS